In the Oryzias latipes chromosome 23, ASM223467v1 genome, one interval contains:
- the recql gene encoding ATP-dependent DNA helicase Q1 isoform X1 → MDAGSTDVQAELDSVEEELQLLQVQISELLEKQAELTTRKEELLQRLEDACEAAQSSSSSSASSKSLASEPVMSQQEMQRYDEAEFPWSAAVDQHLRTSFHLSAFRPLQLRAINLTMEGRDVFLVMPTGRGKSLCYQLPAVCSEGFTLVVSPLVSLMEDQLLLLRSLQVPAAALNASSGKEHTKTVLAALTDPKAPFKLVYVTPEKIAKSKLLMSRLEKAYKAKLLSRMAVDEVHCCSQWGHDFRPDYKLLGILKRQFPSVPLLGLTATATSSVLQDCRKILCVPQPVTLTASFNRANLYYEVRVKDSDSDLSLSDISSLIKNRYKEQSGIVYVFSQKDAESVSSALQKSGIQAYPYHANMDPEDKSRVHRKWTSNKIQVVVATVAFGMGIDKPDVRFVIHHTISKSIENYYQESGRAGRDDRPADCIVYFGFADIFRISTMVVMESVGQKKLLQMVDFCQNVDRCRRSLMAVHFDEVWDDEDCNQMCDTCRHPAGYNTLDVTQHARQVVQIVELATSMDERLTPLKLVEAWRGRGPAKRRKMIQTTELPRRQAEAVIVFLLLQGYLREDFSFTPYTTYFYVKLGRRAPLLKNQAHSLTMKMKMSGAEPVSDLSAAESSEVKGPHAKQKVLKEQMNMTRKQDLQPSSQKDHIQGACRPSKGAGLPYPTMHLDLRALDGQGPGMHKIKSGSKNKTPSRRKGTPRAPARSSAPTPATSNCPSQASIISETAAEELCHLRKFYSQQLRRIDQASLEQLGAPQEPGVLSCIRGPLRSLRLPCSTSITQTARSLWTRVSGRRRLQQH, encoded by the exons ATGGATGCTGGATCCACAG ATGTGCAGGCGGAGCTGGACTCGGTGGAGgaagagctgcagctgctgcaggtccaGATCTCGGAGCTCCTGGAGAAGCAGGCGGAGCTTACGACTCGGAAGGAAGAGCTGCTGCAGCGGCTGGAGGACGCCTGTGAGGCAGCACagtcatcctcctcatcctcggCTTCCTCAAAGTCTTTGGCGTCAGAGCCCGTGATGAGCCAGCAGGAGATGCAGCGGTACGATGAAGCAG AGTTCCCCTGGTCTGCAGCGGTGGACCAACACCTGAGGACCTCCTTCCACCTGTCTGCCTTCAGGCCGCTGCAGCTCAGAGCCATCAACCTGACCATGGAGGGCAGGGACGTCTTCCTGGTGATGCCCACAGGCCGGGGCAAAAGTCTGTGCTACCAGCTGCCTGCAGTGTGCTCTGAGG GGTTCACGCTGGTCGTCTCGCCGCTGGTGTCCCTGATGGAGgaccagctgctgctcctgcgcTCGCTGCAAGTGCCGGCAGCCGCTCTGAACGCCTCCAGTGGAAAG gagCACACAAAAACGGTTCTCGCTGCACTGACGGACCCAAAGGCCCCCTTCAAGCTGGTCTATGTGACTCCAGAGAAGATCGCCAAAAGCAAACTGTTGATGTCCCGTCTGGAGAAGGCTTACAAGGCCAAGCTGCTGAGTCGCATGGCGGTGGACGAAGTGCACTGCTGCAGCCAGTGGGGGCACGACTTCAGACCAG ATTATAAACTGCTCGGCATCCTGAAGAGGCAGTTTCCATCAGTTCCTCTGCTCGGCCTCACGGCCACAGCCACCAGCAGCGTCCTGCAGGACTGCCGGAAAATCCTGTGCGTGCCGCAGCCCGTCACCCTGACCGCCTCCTTCAACCGGGCCAACCTCTACTATGAG GTTCGTGTCAAAGACTCGGACAGCGACTTGTCTCTGAGCGACATTTCCTCTCTGATCAAGAACAGATACAAGGAGCAGTCAG GGATCGTGTACGTCTTCTCTCAGAAGGATGCAGAGTCCGTGTCCTCCGCTCTCCAGAAGAGCGGCATCCAGGCGTACCCGTACCACGCCAACATGGACCCGGAAGACAAGTCCAGAGTCCACCGAAAATGGACCTCCAACAAGATACAG gttGTCGTGGCCACGGTGGCGTTCGGCATGGGCATCGACAAACCCGACGTCAGGTTCGTCATCCACCACACCATCAGCAAGTCCATCGAGAACTATTACCAGGAGAGCGGCCGAGCAG GTCGAGACGACCGTCCGGCAGACTGCATCGTCTACTTTGGCTTTGCGGACATCTTCCGGATCAGCACCATGGTGGTGATGGAGAGCGTTGGTCAGAAGAAGCTGCTGCAGATGGTGGACTTCTGCCAGAATGTGGACCG GTGCCGGCGCTCTCTGATGGCAGTTCACTTCGATGAGGTGTGGGATGATGAAGACTGTAACCAGATGTGTGACACCTGCCGACACCCAGCAG GCTACAACACCCTGGATGTAACTCAGCATGCACGGCAGGTGGTGCAGATTGTGGAGCTGGCCACATCTATGGATGAGAGGCTGACCCCGCTGAAGCTGGTTGAGGCGTGGAGAGGGCGAGGCCCGGCCAAGCGCAGGAAGATGATCCAGACCACAGAGCTGCCTCGGAGGCAGGCTGAAGCAGTGATCgtcttcctgctgctgcagggaTACCTGAG AGAGGACTTCAGCTTTACTCCGTACACCACGTACTTCTACGTGAAGCTCGGCCGCAGAGCTCCTCTGCTGAAGAACCAGGCTCACAGTCTGAccatgaagatgaagatgtcaGGAGCAGAGCCCGTGTCT GATCTGTCGGCTGCAGAATCCAGTGAGGTGAAGGGGCCCCACGCCAAACAGAAAGTACTGAAGGAGCAGATGAACATGACCAGGAAACAAGACCTTCAGCCCAGCAGCCAAAAAGATCACATCCAGGGGGCGTGCAGACCATCAAAGGGGGCGGGTCTGCCATATCCCACCATGCATCTGGACTTGAGAGCACTAGATGGTCAGGGACCAGGCATGCATAAAATCAAATCtggttccaaaaacaaaacccccTCCAGAAGAAAAGGAACCCCCAGAGCCCCTGCTAGGAGTTCTGCCCCCACCCCTGCTACGTCCAACTGTCCGTCACAGGCCTCAATCATCTCTGAGACGGCGGCAGAAGAGCTCTGCCACCTCAGGAAGTTCTACAGCCAACAGCTGCGCAGGATAGACCAGGCTTCCCTGGAGCAGCTGGGAGCCCCCCAAGAGCCAGGGGTGCTGTCCTGCATTCGGGGGCCCCTGAGGAGCCTGCGCCTGCCCTGCAGCACCAGCATCACCCAGACAGCCCGCAGCTTGTGGACACGGGTCAGCGGCAGGAGGAGGCTGCAGCAGCACTGA
- the recql gene encoding ATP-dependent DNA helicase Q1 isoform X2: MDAGSTDVQAELDSVEEELQLLQVQISELLEKQAELTTRKEELLQRLEDACEAAQSSSSSSASSKSLASEPVMSQQEMQRYDEAEFPWSAAVDQHLRTSFHLSAFRPLQLRAINLTMEGRDVFLVMPTGRGKSLCYQLPAVCSEGFTLVVSPLVSLMEDQLLLLRSLQVPAAALNASSGKEHTKTVLAALTDPKAPFKLVYVTPEKIAKSKLLMSRLEKAYKAKLLSRMAVDEVHCCSQWGHDFRPDYKLLGILKRQFPSVPLLGLTATATSSVLQDCRKILCVPQPVTLTASFNRANLYYEVRVKDSDSDLSLSDISSLIKNRYKEQSGIVYVFSQKDAESVSSALQKSGIQAYPYHANMDPEDKSRVHRKWTSNKIQVVVATVAFGMGIDKPDVRFVIHHTISKSIENYYQESGRAGRDDRPADCIVYFGFADIFRISTMVVMESVGQKKLLQMVDFCQNVDRCRRSLMAVHFDEVWDDEDCNQMCDTCRHPAGYNTLDVTQHARQVVQIVELATSMDERLTPLKLVEAWRGRGPAKRRKMIQTTELPRRQAEAVIVFLLLQGYLREDFSFTPYTTYFYVKLGRRAPLLKNQAHSLTMKMKMSGAEPVSVKGVRGPRSVQSSGESPEAKKVKTELL, encoded by the exons ATGGATGCTGGATCCACAG ATGTGCAGGCGGAGCTGGACTCGGTGGAGgaagagctgcagctgctgcaggtccaGATCTCGGAGCTCCTGGAGAAGCAGGCGGAGCTTACGACTCGGAAGGAAGAGCTGCTGCAGCGGCTGGAGGACGCCTGTGAGGCAGCACagtcatcctcctcatcctcggCTTCCTCAAAGTCTTTGGCGTCAGAGCCCGTGATGAGCCAGCAGGAGATGCAGCGGTACGATGAAGCAG AGTTCCCCTGGTCTGCAGCGGTGGACCAACACCTGAGGACCTCCTTCCACCTGTCTGCCTTCAGGCCGCTGCAGCTCAGAGCCATCAACCTGACCATGGAGGGCAGGGACGTCTTCCTGGTGATGCCCACAGGCCGGGGCAAAAGTCTGTGCTACCAGCTGCCTGCAGTGTGCTCTGAGG GGTTCACGCTGGTCGTCTCGCCGCTGGTGTCCCTGATGGAGgaccagctgctgctcctgcgcTCGCTGCAAGTGCCGGCAGCCGCTCTGAACGCCTCCAGTGGAAAG gagCACACAAAAACGGTTCTCGCTGCACTGACGGACCCAAAGGCCCCCTTCAAGCTGGTCTATGTGACTCCAGAGAAGATCGCCAAAAGCAAACTGTTGATGTCCCGTCTGGAGAAGGCTTACAAGGCCAAGCTGCTGAGTCGCATGGCGGTGGACGAAGTGCACTGCTGCAGCCAGTGGGGGCACGACTTCAGACCAG ATTATAAACTGCTCGGCATCCTGAAGAGGCAGTTTCCATCAGTTCCTCTGCTCGGCCTCACGGCCACAGCCACCAGCAGCGTCCTGCAGGACTGCCGGAAAATCCTGTGCGTGCCGCAGCCCGTCACCCTGACCGCCTCCTTCAACCGGGCCAACCTCTACTATGAG GTTCGTGTCAAAGACTCGGACAGCGACTTGTCTCTGAGCGACATTTCCTCTCTGATCAAGAACAGATACAAGGAGCAGTCAG GGATCGTGTACGTCTTCTCTCAGAAGGATGCAGAGTCCGTGTCCTCCGCTCTCCAGAAGAGCGGCATCCAGGCGTACCCGTACCACGCCAACATGGACCCGGAAGACAAGTCCAGAGTCCACCGAAAATGGACCTCCAACAAGATACAG gttGTCGTGGCCACGGTGGCGTTCGGCATGGGCATCGACAAACCCGACGTCAGGTTCGTCATCCACCACACCATCAGCAAGTCCATCGAGAACTATTACCAGGAGAGCGGCCGAGCAG GTCGAGACGACCGTCCGGCAGACTGCATCGTCTACTTTGGCTTTGCGGACATCTTCCGGATCAGCACCATGGTGGTGATGGAGAGCGTTGGTCAGAAGAAGCTGCTGCAGATGGTGGACTTCTGCCAGAATGTGGACCG GTGCCGGCGCTCTCTGATGGCAGTTCACTTCGATGAGGTGTGGGATGATGAAGACTGTAACCAGATGTGTGACACCTGCCGACACCCAGCAG GCTACAACACCCTGGATGTAACTCAGCATGCACGGCAGGTGGTGCAGATTGTGGAGCTGGCCACATCTATGGATGAGAGGCTGACCCCGCTGAAGCTGGTTGAGGCGTGGAGAGGGCGAGGCCCGGCCAAGCGCAGGAAGATGATCCAGACCACAGAGCTGCCTCGGAGGCAGGCTGAAGCAGTGATCgtcttcctgctgctgcagggaTACCTGAG AGAGGACTTCAGCTTTACTCCGTACACCACGTACTTCTACGTGAAGCTCGGCCGCAGAGCTCCTCTGCTGAAGAACCAGGCTCACAGTCTGAccatgaagatgaagatgtcaGGAGCAGAGCCCGTGTCT GTAAAAGGTGTTCGAGGCCCGAGGTCAGTTCAGAGCTCTGGAGAATCCCCTGAGGCCAAGAAAGTCAAGACAGAGCTGCTgtag